The Verrucomicrobium spinosum DSM 4136 = JCM 18804 genome includes a region encoding these proteins:
- a CDS encoding bile acid:sodium symporter family protein, producing the protein MSHDATPFPPPPKPTIAWWRTHGFLLGLGVAVLLGFVLPAPGARGGVLHAGLVTNFGIALILFLQGLSLALEQIRSGAANWRLHLVIQGFTFVVFPVVGVVMNWASPWYWPDCPQAIRDGFLYLCVLPSTISSSVVLTAVAGGNTPGALFNAAFSNILGVMVTPLLVHLLMQKTGQSAPFLPLLMKIMLLTLLPFGLGMALRPFLKLWVDEQKVGVARISNFVILFIVYAAFCDSVVDRVWERHGWGLTVGACLETTALFTLVSILTWMSCKALRLARPDLIAAYFCSVKKTLAMGVPLAILIFGEREDLPLILLPVMLYHPLQLLANGVLASYWAKKAA; encoded by the coding sequence ATGTCCCACGACGCCACTCCCTTCCCGCCGCCGCCGAAGCCCACCATCGCCTGGTGGCGTACACACGGCTTTCTGCTGGGGCTGGGAGTGGCCGTCCTGCTGGGGTTTGTTCTTCCAGCCCCGGGAGCCCGGGGCGGCGTGCTGCATGCCGGGCTGGTGACCAACTTTGGGATTGCTCTGATCCTCTTTCTACAGGGCCTGTCCCTGGCACTGGAGCAGATCCGCAGCGGAGCCGCCAACTGGCGGCTCCATCTGGTCATTCAGGGCTTCACCTTCGTGGTGTTTCCGGTGGTGGGCGTGGTGATGAACTGGGCCAGCCCCTGGTACTGGCCAGACTGTCCGCAGGCGATCCGGGATGGTTTCCTCTATCTCTGCGTGCTGCCCTCCACCATCTCCTCCTCGGTCGTGCTCACTGCCGTGGCGGGTGGCAACACTCCAGGAGCCCTGTTTAATGCGGCATTCTCCAACATTCTGGGTGTGATGGTGACCCCGCTGCTGGTCCATTTGCTGATGCAGAAGACCGGCCAGTCTGCGCCCTTCCTGCCTCTGCTGATGAAGATCATGCTGCTGACACTGCTGCCCTTCGGCCTGGGCATGGCGCTCCGCCCGTTTTTGAAACTCTGGGTGGATGAACAGAAGGTGGGGGTGGCGCGCATCAGCAACTTTGTCATCCTGTTCATCGTCTATGCGGCCTTCTGCGACTCGGTGGTGGATCGCGTCTGGGAACGCCACGGCTGGGGTCTGACGGTAGGCGCGTGTCTGGAGACGACAGCCCTGTTCACCCTTGTCTCGATATTGACATGGATGAGCTGCAAAGCTCTCCGCCTCGCTCGCCCAGACCTGATCGCCGCCTACTTCTGCTCCGTGAAGAAGACCCTGGCCATGGGCGTGCCGCTGGCGATCTTGATCTTCGGCGAGCGGGAAGATTTGCCTCTGATTCTGCTGCCGGTGATGTTGTACCATCCGCTGCAGTTGCTGGCCAACGGCGTGCTGGCGAGCTACTGGGCGAAGAAAGCGGCGTAG
- a CDS encoding NYN domain-containing protein, whose translation MIPPNNNATMAVYLDLENIVLGAQEARYPKVDIQKIMERLLLKGHIVTKKAYCDWERYKDFKRPLHEAAYELIEIPHVRQSGKNSADIRMVVDALDLCYTKGHVDTFVIISGDSDFSPLVSKLRENAKTVIGMGVKNSTSNLFITNCDEFIYYDDLVRKEQSRASRSTKDKDAKDTTKEKAPVVKKLDPADAIRRVAETLEALTEDRDADDPVWGSMIKQALKRRDPGFNERAFGFKSFNALLEDGQKRGVLTLEAHEKSGGYLVKAKG comes from the coding sequence ATGATCCCTCCAAACAACAACGCCACGATGGCGGTTTACCTCGATCTCGAGAACATCGTCCTCGGCGCCCAGGAGGCGCGTTATCCCAAGGTGGACATCCAGAAAATCATGGAGCGTCTGCTGCTCAAGGGCCACATCGTGACCAAAAAAGCCTACTGCGACTGGGAGCGGTACAAGGACTTCAAACGACCCCTGCATGAGGCTGCCTATGAGCTCATTGAGATCCCACACGTGCGCCAGTCCGGCAAGAACTCGGCCGACATCCGCATGGTGGTGGATGCGCTCGACCTCTGCTACACCAAGGGTCATGTGGACACCTTTGTGATCATCAGCGGGGACTCTGACTTCTCCCCCCTGGTGAGCAAACTGCGGGAGAATGCCAAAACCGTCATCGGCATGGGGGTGAAGAACTCCACCTCGAATCTCTTCATCACCAACTGCGACGAGTTCATCTACTATGATGACCTGGTGCGGAAGGAGCAGAGCCGCGCCTCCCGCAGCACCAAGGACAAGGACGCCAAGGATACCACCAAGGAAAAGGCCCCCGTGGTCAAGAAGCTGGATCCTGCTGACGCCATCCGCCGGGTGGCTGAGACGCTGGAGGCGCTGACTGAGGACCGGGATGCGGATGATCCGGTCTGGGGATCGATGATCAAACAGGCCCTGAAGCGCCGCGATCCGGGCTTCAACGAGCGTGCGTTTGGCTTCAAATCATTCAATGCCCTGCTGGAGGACGGACAAAAGCGCGGAGTGCTTACGCTGGAGGCGCATGAGAAATCAGGGGGATACCTGGTGAAAGCGAAGGGTTGA
- a CDS encoding FAD-dependent oxidoreductase has product MLSAGDVNRRSLLRGALGTVAAAVTGVVSAAESTAPAPAAGRVQETARTVPLVDDVDVIVCGGGPAGVTAALTAARAGARVRLLEVHGCLGGVWTAGLLSYVLDADKPGFNRELVTRLAERGSHLPNNASSYFYDPEEMKLLLEELCLTAGVKVQLFTRVVAAQKDGDNRVTTVITESKAGRQAWRARVFIDTTGDGDLGALAGCSWEVGESKQCPCQPLTMMAMVMAVDPQAMRPFASHFGGQASWRKEPVANFREALAQAGLKATYGTPSLFQVRDRLFNLMINHEYGILAYDAAAVTEATFRARAEIHRVVRGLRKLGGPWDGLQLVATAEQIGVRDGRRITGRYVLTKEDLIEGRKQEDGVMRASFNVDIHAVSKEANEKAAYHNAGVKTKPYDIPLRALIAKDVDGLMMAGRCISGDFIAHASYRVTGNSVAMGEAAGVVAALAARTKVLPHHVDWKEASPVLEKIRAGQAA; this is encoded by the coding sequence ATGCTTTCAGCCGGAGACGTGAACCGCCGCTCGCTGCTGCGCGGCGCTCTGGGCACTGTCGCGGCTGCGGTCACCGGGGTGGTCAGTGCTGCGGAATCCACTGCACCCGCCCCTGCCGCAGGACGGGTGCAGGAAACCGCCCGGACCGTTCCTCTGGTGGATGACGTGGATGTGATCGTCTGTGGGGGTGGGCCTGCCGGGGTCACCGCGGCCCTCACCGCGGCCCGGGCTGGTGCGCGGGTGCGGCTGCTGGAGGTGCATGGCTGCCTGGGCGGGGTCTGGACCGCGGGGCTGCTCAGTTATGTGCTGGATGCGGACAAGCCGGGGTTCAACCGTGAACTCGTGACCCGCCTGGCCGAGCGCGGCTCCCATCTGCCCAACAATGCCTCAAGTTATTTCTATGATCCGGAGGAGATGAAACTCCTGCTGGAGGAGCTGTGTCTCACCGCCGGCGTGAAGGTGCAGCTCTTCACCCGGGTGGTGGCCGCGCAGAAGGACGGGGACAACCGTGTCACCACTGTGATCACGGAGTCCAAGGCTGGCCGCCAGGCGTGGCGGGCCCGGGTCTTCATCGACACCACCGGCGACGGGGATCTCGGGGCTTTGGCAGGTTGCTCCTGGGAGGTGGGGGAGAGCAAGCAGTGCCCCTGCCAGCCGCTGACGATGATGGCCATGGTCATGGCGGTGGATCCCCAGGCCATGCGACCCTTTGCCTCCCACTTCGGCGGGCAGGCTTCCTGGAGAAAGGAGCCGGTGGCAAACTTCCGTGAGGCCCTTGCCCAGGCTGGATTGAAGGCCACCTATGGCACACCTTCGCTCTTCCAGGTAAGGGACCGGCTCTTCAATCTGATGATCAATCACGAGTACGGCATCCTGGCGTATGATGCTGCCGCTGTCACGGAAGCCACCTTCCGGGCGCGGGCGGAGATTCACCGGGTGGTGCGCGGCTTGCGCAAGCTGGGTGGTCCATGGGATGGATTGCAGCTCGTCGCAACCGCCGAGCAGATTGGGGTGCGCGACGGTCGGCGCATCACCGGGCGCTATGTCCTGACCAAGGAAGACCTCATCGAAGGACGGAAACAGGAGGACGGCGTCATGCGGGCGTCCTTCAATGTGGACATCCACGCGGTGAGCAAGGAAGCCAATGAAAAAGCCGCCTATCACAATGCCGGGGTCAAGACCAAGCCGTATGACATTCCTCTGCGGGCCCTGATTGCCAAGGACGTGGACGGCCTCATGATGGCCGGCCGCTGCATCAGCGGGGATTTCATCGCCCACGCCAGCTATCGGGTCACGGGCAACTCCGTGGCCATGGGCGAGGCCGCAGGCGTGGTGGCAGCTCTCGCCGCCCGGACGAAGGTTCTCCCCCACCATGTGGACTGGAAGGAGGCCTCGCCGGTGCTGGAGAAAATCCGCGCTGGTCAGGCGGCTTAG
- a CDS encoding MFS transporter, which translates to MPDAPSSTRTVDSSTAVASSSTPVRIGVFAAWGNVVLASLLMLATLPGRTQGLGLITEPLLKDLGLDRITYANINLWATLLGSAFCLPAGWLIDRCGLRWTTAAILLLLAGVVWQMSVLAGGVTVLFILVLLTRALGQSALSVASISTVGKSFGLKAEWAMAVFSVLLSIFFIAAFVWVGGVVESRGWRAAWGQLVPGLLVTAGAVVFLLREPATSAGRMDTATPADGLTLGQALRSQTFWVFAGATALFGLVSSGFGLFNESILAERGFDQKTFHDTLAITTLFALLGQMLCGWLSLRRRLARLLAVALLLYAGGLSALPLMTTLNQLWAFAAIFGVAAGFITVIFFAIWGRAFGRAHLGRIQGAAQMLTVFASAIGPLVFARSHAAVGSYVPLLFSLAPLLLLVAGIAWFTRLPGETPTSSPA; encoded by the coding sequence ATGCCCGACGCCCCTTCCTCGACTCGCACCGTTGACTCCTCTACCGCAGTGGCTTCGTCCTCAACCCCTGTCCGCATCGGGGTCTTCGCGGCCTGGGGCAATGTGGTGCTAGCCTCCTTGCTGATGCTCGCCACGCTGCCAGGCCGGACCCAGGGTCTGGGGTTGATCACCGAGCCGCTCCTCAAAGATCTGGGGCTGGACCGGATCACGTACGCGAACATCAACCTGTGGGCGACGCTGCTGGGCTCCGCCTTCTGCCTTCCGGCGGGCTGGCTCATTGACCGGTGCGGTCTGCGCTGGACCACGGCAGCCATCCTGCTGCTCCTGGCGGGGGTGGTGTGGCAGATGAGCGTGCTGGCCGGTGGTGTGACGGTCTTGTTCATCCTCGTCCTGCTGACCCGCGCCCTTGGCCAAAGCGCGTTGTCCGTCGCGAGCATCAGCACGGTGGGCAAGAGCTTTGGGCTCAAAGCGGAATGGGCCATGGCCGTGTTCTCGGTGCTGCTGAGCATCTTCTTCATCGCCGCGTTTGTCTGGGTGGGTGGCGTGGTGGAGTCCCGCGGCTGGCGGGCGGCCTGGGGTCAACTGGTCCCGGGACTTCTGGTGACAGCGGGCGCGGTGGTGTTCCTGCTCCGCGAACCCGCCACCAGTGCTGGCAGGATGGACACAGCCACCCCTGCCGATGGACTCACCCTGGGACAGGCGTTGCGCAGCCAGACCTTTTGGGTCTTTGCCGGGGCCACCGCGTTGTTCGGGCTGGTATCATCCGGATTCGGACTCTTCAATGAGTCGATCCTGGCGGAGCGTGGGTTCGATCAAAAAACCTTCCACGACACGCTCGCCATCACGACCCTGTTTGCCCTGCTGGGGCAGATGCTCTGCGGATGGCTCTCTCTGCGGAGAAGGTTGGCCCGGCTGCTGGCGGTGGCGCTGCTTCTCTATGCAGGCGGTCTGAGCGCCCTGCCCCTCATGACCACGCTGAACCAGCTCTGGGCCTTCGCCGCCATCTTTGGCGTGGCGGCCGGTTTCATCACCGTCATCTTCTTTGCCATCTGGGGTCGTGCTTTCGGACGGGCCCATCTCGGTCGCATTCAGGGGGCCGCGCAGATGCTCACCGTCTTCGCCTCCGCCATCGGGCCGCTCGTCTTTGCCCGGAGTCACGCTGCGGTTGGCTCCTATGTCCCACTCCTCTTTTCTCTCGCGCCGCTGCTCCTGCTCGTCGCCGGGATCGCCTGGTTCACCCGGCTGCCAGGTGAAACGCCCACGTCATCTCCCGCATGA
- a CDS encoding ATP-dependent DNA ligase, giving the protein MSPSSPRPIALQHTGGIYLPDLDLWLDPPRPVGRAFVSHAHSDHFARHEFTLCSPVTHAIIDKRYGAITAGASLAPAYGEAVFERGHELRLLPAGHILGSAMLHVTRQEDGATLLYTGDYKLRHGRTAEPAELRPAHTLIMETTFGLPMYVFPPQEQVLSDIIQWARETLEDQGIPVLLGYSLGKAQEVLSAFHGAGLPVMLHPSIVKMTAACAPFFPDFPPYEKFDPATATGHVLIMPPSAARSQAIRKLRVCRTAMLSGWALTPGAKYRYQVDEVFPLSDHADYPELLKTVEEVQPRQVYTVHGYTSEFARDLRERGWEAWSLVSEDQLELTLPGTAASTDAESSPATLEDAGEEITAPPDSFAAWVQTCERVAADGSRLKKRAHLAGYLKQQTGGNLPRAVRWFSAQLEDPVLQLPPLQTGWSVIRRALLELSGLREAEYRVISRSQADTGRTARLVLDRALAAGRLFPSSHAPAAEIASLFDRLRSAHGPVEKTTALKDGLAKLPPLEGSYVVRLLTGELRVGTREGLVEEAIATAFEEQPDQVREAAMLCGDLGRAADLAARHELDSAQPELFIPVKVMLASPEETASDIWNRLTTRDEADEQRPAPAHPTVWLEDKFDGIRAQLHRSAGRVEIYSRDLKRITEQFPEITTAAGELKDEVMLDGEIVAYAEDRKLSFFDLQKRLGRRDQGDLFISSSITVRYVVFDLIWQNGAGLLHEPLEERREKLEKLALPPLLKRIAVAEAASETEVEAAFHAARRNGNEGLIAKDRHSSYSPGRRGKSWLKLKKAFSTLDVVVVKAEQGHGKRSHVLSDYTFAVRDEHSGALKVIGKAYSGLSDGEIEELTEHFTEHTLSQRGSVRTVTPNIVLEIAFDSIQASQRHDSGLALRFPRIKAIRRDKGVDEIDTLTYARKLAGK; this is encoded by the coding sequence GTGTCGCCCTCCTCCCCACGCCCCATTGCCCTGCAACACACCGGTGGCATCTACCTGCCGGACCTGGACCTCTGGCTGGATCCCCCCCGGCCGGTCGGTAGGGCCTTTGTTTCGCACGCGCACAGTGATCACTTCGCCCGCCACGAGTTCACGCTCTGCTCGCCGGTGACCCATGCGATCATCGACAAGCGCTATGGAGCGATCACGGCGGGAGCCAGCCTGGCCCCGGCCTACGGAGAGGCGGTGTTTGAAAGAGGCCATGAACTCCGCCTGCTGCCCGCTGGCCACATCCTGGGCTCAGCCATGCTGCACGTCACCCGTCAGGAAGACGGTGCCACGCTGCTTTACACTGGGGACTACAAGCTCCGGCACGGCCGGACGGCCGAGCCTGCCGAACTCCGGCCAGCGCACACATTGATCATGGAGACCACCTTTGGCCTGCCTATGTATGTCTTCCCGCCGCAGGAGCAGGTGCTGTCAGACATCATCCAATGGGCACGGGAGACCTTGGAGGATCAGGGCATCCCGGTGCTGCTGGGCTACTCCCTGGGCAAAGCACAGGAAGTGCTCTCTGCCTTCCATGGAGCGGGCCTGCCGGTGATGCTTCACCCTTCGATTGTGAAGATGACCGCTGCCTGCGCCCCGTTTTTCCCGGACTTCCCGCCTTATGAAAAGTTCGATCCCGCAACCGCGACGGGGCATGTGCTGATCATGCCGCCCAGCGCGGCGCGGTCCCAGGCCATCCGCAAGCTGCGGGTGTGCCGCACGGCCATGCTGAGCGGCTGGGCGCTCACACCGGGCGCAAAATACCGCTACCAGGTGGATGAAGTCTTCCCCCTGAGCGACCACGCCGACTACCCGGAACTGCTCAAAACGGTGGAAGAGGTGCAACCCCGTCAAGTGTACACCGTCCACGGCTATACCAGTGAATTCGCCCGCGATCTGCGCGAACGCGGCTGGGAGGCGTGGTCTCTGGTGAGCGAGGACCAGTTGGAGCTCACACTGCCTGGCACTGCGGCCAGCACAGACGCTGAGTCTTCGCCAGCAACGCTCGAGGACGCCGGGGAGGAGATCACAGCACCCCCTGACTCCTTTGCCGCGTGGGTGCAGACCTGTGAGCGGGTCGCGGCAGACGGCTCCCGCCTGAAAAAACGTGCTCATCTGGCCGGGTACCTGAAACAGCAGACGGGCGGAAACCTTCCGCGGGCGGTGCGCTGGTTCTCCGCCCAGCTGGAGGACCCCGTGCTCCAACTTCCTCCCTTGCAAACAGGATGGTCGGTCATCCGGCGTGCCCTCCTCGAACTGAGCGGCCTGAGAGAGGCGGAGTACCGGGTGATCTCCCGCTCCCAGGCAGACACCGGCCGCACAGCCCGTCTGGTGCTGGACCGGGCCCTGGCAGCGGGCAGGTTGTTTCCATCGTCCCACGCTCCTGCCGCGGAGATCGCCAGCCTGTTTGACCGGCTGCGCAGTGCTCACGGCCCGGTGGAAAAGACCACGGCGCTGAAAGACGGCCTCGCCAAGCTGCCCCCTCTGGAGGGCAGCTACGTGGTCCGCCTGCTGACGGGCGAACTCCGGGTGGGTACACGGGAAGGCCTGGTGGAGGAAGCCATTGCCACCGCCTTTGAGGAGCAACCCGACCAGGTGCGGGAGGCGGCGATGCTCTGCGGAGACCTGGGACGGGCGGCAGATCTGGCCGCCCGCCATGAGCTGGACTCCGCCCAGCCAGAACTGTTCATCCCCGTGAAAGTCATGCTGGCGAGCCCCGAGGAGACGGCCAGTGACATCTGGAACCGGCTCACCACCCGTGACGAGGCGGACGAGCAGAGACCCGCCCCCGCCCACCCCACGGTGTGGCTGGAGGACAAGTTCGACGGCATCCGAGCCCAGCTGCACCGCTCCGCAGGACGCGTGGAGATCTACTCCCGCGACCTCAAACGGATCACTGAACAGTTTCCAGAGATCACCACCGCCGCGGGCGAGCTCAAAGATGAAGTGATGCTCGACGGCGAGATCGTCGCTTACGCCGAGGATCGCAAGCTGTCCTTCTTCGACCTCCAGAAACGTCTGGGCCGCCGCGACCAGGGAGACCTGTTCATTTCCTCAAGCATCACCGTGCGGTACGTGGTGTTTGACCTCATCTGGCAGAACGGGGCCGGGCTTCTGCATGAACCGCTGGAGGAGCGAAGGGAGAAGCTGGAGAAACTCGCCCTGCCGCCCCTCCTGAAGCGCATCGCCGTGGCGGAGGCCGCCTCTGAGACGGAGGTGGAGGCAGCATTTCATGCCGCCCGACGCAACGGCAATGAGGGACTGATTGCCAAAGACCGCCACAGTTCGTACTCCCCCGGCCGGCGGGGCAAGTCCTGGCTGAAGCTGAAGAAGGCCTTCTCCACCCTGGATGTGGTGGTGGTCAAGGCGGAGCAGGGCCACGGCAAGCGCAGCCATGTGCTGAGCGACTACACCTTTGCCGTGCGGGACGAGCACAGCGGCGCCCTCAAGGTGATCGGCAAGGCCTACTCCGGCCTCTCGGATGGGGAGATCGAGGAACTAACCGAACACTTCACCGAGCACACCCTCAGCCAGCGCGGCAGCGTGCGCACCGTCACCCCCAACATCGTGCTGGAGATCGCCTTCGACTCCATCCAGGCCAGCCAGCGCCACGACAGCGGCCTGGCCCTGCGCTTCCCCCGCATCAAGGCCATCCGCCGCGACAAGGGGGTGGATGAGATCGACACGCTAACCTATGCGCGGAAGCTGGCGGGGAAGTAG
- a CDS encoding STAS domain-containing protein, which produces MTSPAPILVGNIGNLFWMRVDGKGSFQNSVQVKRCFQTMIEKGTRHFVVDLERCPIMDSTFLGTLTGAALNLREIGDGEVCILNANARNRQLLSSLGLDHILDVDNDGSRHKNERKQVCDELGKCGENVSPDKVEQAEHVLEAHEALTKANEANASRFKDVIEFLEKEVRSRAVAVA; this is translated from the coding sequence ATGACATCGCCCGCCCCCATTCTTGTTGGAAACATTGGCAACCTCTTTTGGATGCGCGTGGATGGCAAGGGCTCATTCCAGAACAGCGTGCAGGTGAAGCGTTGCTTCCAGACCATGATTGAAAAAGGCACCCGCCATTTTGTCGTGGACCTGGAGCGATGCCCCATCATGGACAGCACCTTTCTGGGGACCCTTACCGGTGCCGCACTCAATCTCCGTGAAATTGGAGATGGTGAAGTATGCATCCTCAACGCAAACGCCCGCAACCGCCAGCTGCTGAGCAGCCTCGGACTTGATCACATTCTCGACGTGGACAACGACGGCTCCCGCCACAAAAATGAGCGGAAGCAAGTGTGTGATGAACTGGGCAAGTGCGGTGAAAACGTCTCCCCTGACAAGGTGGAACAGGCCGAGCACGTGCTTGAGGCTCATGAGGCCCTTACCAAGGCCAATGAGGCCAATGCCAGCCGGTTCAAGGATGTGATCGAGTTCCTTGAAAAAGAGGTCCGGTCTCGTGCCGTCGCTGTGGCCTGA
- a CDS encoding GAF domain-containing SpoIIE family protein phosphatase encodes MSSGWIAAVIFFLAGAAGSYALFRSWQRERRLRMQFLQGDRERASRRRRVFEVLHILGDSILQGQPDTTLHRQIAEGAVKVVESEGAALYLLDDKGLSLVPRHYTKECPALIALPERIVTQAKTNAGTLPSYLRLHSVAPGEGVLGNVVLSQKAENVPDLRHHEKFDGETNPFQQHVAALMAPLRHGGRPLGVLAVASDRTQPFSQHQLEMFIALAEQVGFTLGNAQAHHEAGAKRQLEAELSNAREIQSILLPEKAPEMPGFSIAARNVPARMVSGDYFDYVPVSQTHLGVAIADVCGKGIPASLITAMCRSVLRSNARETFSPTAVLSAVNRNLFPDIREDMFITVGYLVLQKDGASVSFARAGHTNPLVWRKATGQVDEIKAPGLAVGVDKGEVFDRITRDVSIAMESGDILLLYTDGVDEATDHKGLLFGVERIKETLAEAAPDGPQAVVNLLCDTVNRFKGGEPQADDITIVTVARK; translated from the coding sequence ATGAGTTCCGGTTGGATCGCCGCTGTCATCTTCTTCTTGGCTGGAGCGGCAGGGAGCTACGCCCTCTTCCGCTCCTGGCAGCGGGAGCGACGGCTGCGGATGCAGTTTCTCCAAGGCGACCGGGAACGAGCTTCCCGCCGCCGCCGGGTGTTCGAGGTCCTGCACATCTTGGGAGACTCCATTCTGCAGGGGCAGCCCGACACCACGCTGCATCGTCAGATTGCCGAAGGGGCCGTGAAGGTGGTCGAGTCAGAAGGGGCCGCCCTTTACTTGCTGGATGACAAAGGGCTTTCGCTGGTGCCGCGGCACTACACGAAGGAGTGCCCTGCTCTGATTGCCCTCCCAGAGCGCATCGTGACCCAGGCGAAGACGAACGCCGGCACCCTTCCCAGCTACCTCCGTCTGCACAGCGTGGCACCAGGAGAGGGCGTTTTGGGCAATGTGGTGCTGTCGCAAAAGGCGGAGAATGTCCCCGATTTACGGCACCACGAGAAGTTCGATGGCGAGACCAATCCCTTCCAGCAGCATGTGGCGGCTCTCATGGCCCCCCTGCGTCATGGTGGACGTCCACTGGGCGTCCTTGCGGTGGCTTCGGATCGCACCCAGCCTTTCTCCCAGCATCAGCTGGAGATGTTCATCGCCCTGGCGGAGCAGGTGGGATTCACCCTTGGCAACGCCCAGGCCCACCATGAGGCGGGGGCGAAACGGCAGCTCGAAGCTGAGCTCAGCAATGCGCGGGAGATTCAGAGCATTCTGCTCCCAGAGAAGGCACCGGAGATGCCGGGCTTTTCCATTGCTGCACGGAACGTGCCGGCGCGCATGGTGAGTGGCGACTACTTTGACTATGTGCCGGTGAGCCAGACCCATCTGGGCGTGGCCATTGCTGATGTCTGTGGCAAGGGGATCCCGGCGTCGCTGATCACGGCCATGTGCCGCAGCGTGCTGCGCTCCAATGCCCGCGAGACCTTCAGCCCTACAGCGGTGCTTTCTGCGGTGAACCGGAACCTGTTTCCGGACATCCGCGAGGACATGTTCATCACGGTGGGCTACCTGGTCCTGCAAAAGGACGGCGCGAGCGTCTCCTTTGCCCGGGCTGGTCATACCAACCCGCTCGTCTGGCGCAAGGCCACCGGTCAGGTGGACGAGATCAAGGCACCGGGACTCGCCGTTGGCGTGGACAAAGGGGAGGTCTTTGACCGCATCACCCGTGACGTCTCCATCGCCATGGAGAGTGGAGACATCCTCCTCCTCTACACAGACGGGGTGGATGAGGCCACCGATCACAAAGGCCTGCTGTTTGGGGTGGAGCGCATCAAGGAAACGCTGGCGGAAGCCGCTCCCGATGGCCCCCAGGCCGTGGTCAATCTGCTCTGTGACACCGTGAACCGCTTCAAAGGCGGCGAGCCTCAGGCGGATGACATCACCATCGTGACGGTGGCGAGGAAGTAG
- a CDS encoding PQQ-binding-like beta-propeller repeat protein, with translation MKPNVARLFACWISISAITGVTASQASANWPQFRGPNRDAVSQDPKVPSTWSASENLRWKLDLPGPGASSPVIWGDTVFVTCFSGQEESGDVSSLVRHVLAVDRNTGKKLWQKDYPAPHPDDPWQGMIREHGYTSSTPVTDGKALYVHFGKGGVVALDFTGRELWRADTGKESNQRRWGAGGSPLLWQNLLIVNASDEGQALVAFDKTTGKQAWRQESSLLDLAFSSPQVLKRKDGKEDLLFAAPGELWGMNPASGKLRWYAETGLTGNISPDPLMQDETVYVFGGFPGTGRVAVQAGSKGAVAESGILWRDNSSSYVPTPVLYHGHLYVVNDQGFAWCADAKTGAEVYRERVGGGSAGRGRGKPFYASPILVGDKIFAVSRRQGTFVLAAKPQFELLATNVIAGDDTDFNATPAVSDGCLFLRSNQTLYCVGSGK, from the coding sequence ATGAAACCGAACGTTGCCCGTCTCTTCGCCTGCTGGATCTCGATCTCGGCCATCACAGGGGTCACTGCTTCGCAAGCCTCTGCCAACTGGCCCCAGTTCCGCGGCCCCAACAGGGATGCCGTGAGCCAGGATCCCAAAGTGCCCTCCACCTGGAGCGCCAGCGAGAACCTACGGTGGAAACTCGACCTCCCCGGCCCGGGTGCATCGAGTCCTGTAATCTGGGGAGACACCGTCTTTGTGACCTGTTTCTCCGGTCAGGAGGAAAGCGGGGATGTGTCCAGTTTGGTACGCCACGTCCTCGCCGTGGACCGTAACACTGGCAAAAAGCTGTGGCAGAAGGACTACCCGGCCCCACACCCGGACGATCCGTGGCAGGGCATGATCCGTGAGCATGGCTACACCAGCAGCACGCCGGTGACCGATGGCAAAGCTCTCTACGTGCACTTTGGCAAAGGGGGAGTGGTGGCGCTGGACTTCACTGGCAGGGAACTCTGGCGTGCCGATACGGGCAAGGAATCCAATCAGCGCCGCTGGGGGGCGGGTGGGTCGCCTCTGCTCTGGCAGAATCTGCTGATCGTCAATGCCTCCGATGAAGGGCAGGCCCTGGTGGCGTTCGACAAAACGACCGGCAAACAAGCCTGGCGTCAGGAGTCTTCCCTGCTGGATCTCGCGTTCAGCTCGCCTCAAGTCTTGAAGCGCAAAGATGGCAAAGAGGATCTGCTCTTCGCCGCGCCGGGCGAGCTGTGGGGCATGAACCCGGCTTCCGGCAAGCTCCGGTGGTATGCCGAGACCGGACTGACGGGCAACATCTCGCCAGACCCCCTCATGCAGGACGAGACGGTCTATGTCTTCGGCGGGTTCCCCGGGACCGGACGGGTGGCGGTGCAGGCGGGCAGCAAGGGAGCAGTGGCTGAATCAGGCATCCTGTGGCGGGACAACAGTTCCAGCTATGTGCCCACTCCCGTGTTGTACCATGGGCACCTCTATGTGGTGAATGACCAGGGGTTTGCCTGGTGTGCCGATGCTAAAACAGGCGCTGAAGTCTATCGCGAGCGGGTGGGTGGCGGCAGCGCTGGCCGGGGTCGCGGCAAGCCGTTCTATGCCTCTCCGATCCTGGTGGGCGACAAGATCTTTGCCGTGAGCCGGAGGCAGGGCACCTTTGTGCTCGCTGCCAAACCTCAGTTTGAACTGCTGGCCACCAATGTCATCGCCGGAGACGACACGGACTTCAACGCGACCCCGGCCGTGAGTGACGGGTGTCTGTTCCTGCGTTCCAACCAGACGCTCTATTGCGTGGGTTCAGGAAAGTAG